Part of the Tetragenococcus koreensis genome, CAAGCTTTATTGCTTTACTATTAGGGATTGTTTCTCCTCGGTTCACAGCTAAAATCGTCAATAATTATCCAACAGAGCATTTAGGCGGTATTGTAACCACTGTAAATTCCTTACTAGTTTTAACGCCTCCTATAACCAGTTTTATTTTTCCACTATTTGCCAATATAGGAGAAACATTTGCTTATCTCTGTTTCCTATTTTACGGGTTACTGCTAATTCTAATAAGCTTTCTAATTTTAAAAAAAAAAGCTTTTAAATAGGAGCATTCGGTATCAATGATCACAGTATTAATTACCTGAATACTACTTGATTAGAAAAAACTGTCCACCGCAAAATTGATAGACAGTTGACAAACTGCTCGTTTATTTTAAATCAGTTGTTAATTCAATCAAGTTTCCTTCTGGGTCTTGTATTACTGCTTCATAATAACCGTCGCCAGTTGTCCGGGGCCCATTTAAAAGTGGAAAACCATCTTGGACAAACTTTTCAGCAAAAGTATCGACTGCTGTTTTGCCACCTACCGCAATAGCTATATGCGCATAACCTAAGCTTTCAGCAATACGATTTGATAAATGCTGCTTTGTCGTTAATTCAATTCGGCTTCCTTCTTCAAAGGTTAAAAAATAAGAGCTAAAACCTGTTTTTTTATTATGATATAAATCCGTACTACTGACATTAAAATATTTTTCGTAAAATGCTTTCATTTTTTCAATATCTTTCACCCAAATAGCAATATGTTCAAGTTTCATAAAGCTCCTCCTCCGCTTTCTTACCAAGTAAAATAAATCTCGGTAATGTTTCTTTTATCTTACCAAAATTTAGCGCCTTTTGGTAAGATAAATAATTTTTTTCTGGTTTCTTTTCTAAAATGAAACAATTATAGTATCTTTTTCCAGCTAACTCTTTTGTTAGTTTCCTAAGTCAGCAAGGTATTTTGGCTGAATCCGCATCGTTTTATGCTTCTAATTTGATAGAAGTTTCTTTCGACTAGTAACAATAAAGCAACAAAAAAGCGACTAAAAAGTCGCTTTAGATAGAGCTTTGGAAAACTCACGATAAAAAAGTAGAACCATACTCCTTAAATTTCATTGTTTAACACCATTTTCATCGAAAATCTCCATCATTTCCGATACATCTTCAGCTCCAAAAATAAATCATTATAGATTCCCAAGTATTGTGAGCCAAGATTTTCGTAGACTTCTAAATGAGCCAATCGTTCATCAGAGGGATAAAATTGTTCGTCTTCTGTGATTTCTTTTGGTAGTAATGCCAAAGCTTTTTCATTAGGTGTTGAATAACCGATATACTCCGCATTTTGTGCTGCATTTTCAGGCTCTAACATAAAGTTGATAAATGCATATGCGCCTTCTTTGTTTTGTGCTGTTTTAGGAATCACTAGGTTATCAAACCAGAGATTAGAACCTTCTTCGGGAATTACATAATGAATGTGCTCGTTTTCTGCCATCATATCCGCCGCTTCACCAGAAAAAGTCACCGCGACGGCACTTTCTTCATTTTCCATATACATTTTTATTTCATCAGCGACAATGGCTTTGACATTGGGGGTGAGTTTTCTTAGCTTCATTGTAGCTTCTTGCAACTGCGACTGCTCCTTACTATTTAACGAATAGCCTAAACTGTTCAAACCTAGGCCGATAATTTCGCGTGCACCATCAATTAACATCACGTTATTTTTTAAAGCAGGGCTCCACAAATCATCCCAAGAAGTGATCGCTCCTTCATCCACCATTTTGTCATTATACGCAATTCCTAACGTTCCCCAAAAGTATGGCACAGAATAACGATTTTGCGAGTCAAAACTCAAGTCCAAAAATTGCGGATCGATGTTGTCTAGCCCTTTTAATTTTTCTTTCTCTAACGGCAACACTAAGTTTTGCTCGATCATTTTTTGGATCATATACTCACTAGGAATCGCGATGTCATAAGCCGTTCCGCCTTGTTGGATTTTAGTAAACATCGCTTCATTGGAATCAAAGGTATCGTAGTTAACTTTATACCCGCTTTCTTTTTCAAAACGATCAATTAACTCAGGATCAATATAATCGCCCCAATTATAAATGTTGACTACTTTTGCACCCGACATGCCTGTAGATTTTTCTAAGGTTTGCACACCAAAAAACAGTAATAACAAAATGAAACAGATTCCTATAAAAAGTGCTTGTAATCTTTTCATGTCAAATCAGCCTTCTTTCTTTTCAGCCGATTTTTGCGCAAACGTTTCGATCGGTTTTCCTTACTAATAAAATAATAGCCAATAACTAAAAATAAAGAAAACAAGAAAACGAGCGTACTTAAAGCATTGATTTCTAGGTCAATTCCTTGTCTTGCTCTAGAATAAATTTCGACTGACATGGTGGTAAACCCATTGCCGGTAACAAAAAAAGTAACCGCAAAATCATCCAAGGAATACGTAAATGCCATAAAATAACCCGCAATTATTCCAGGCGTCAAAAAAGGCAAAATAATATCTTTCATCACCTGCCAACTATTAGCGCCTAAATCTCTGGCGGCATCTACCATCGAATCTTTCATCTCTTGTAATTTTGGCAGTACCATTAAAACGACAATAGGCACACTAAAAGCACAATGGGACAAAAGAACACTGATAAATCCTAGATGAAAGCTACGAAACCAACTGCC contains:
- a CDS encoding VOC family protein; this translates as MKLEHIAIWVKDIEKMKAFYEKYFNVSSTDLYHNKKTGFSSYFLTFEEGSRIELTTKQHLSNRIAESLGYAHIAIAVGGKTAVDTFAEKFVQDGFPLLNGPRTTGDGYYEAVIQDPEGNLIELTTDLK
- a CDS encoding ABC transporter substrate-binding protein → MKRLQALFIGICFILLLLFFGVQTLEKSTGMSGAKVVNIYNWGDYIDPELIDRFEKESGYKVNYDTFDSNEAMFTKIQQGGTAYDIAIPSEYMIQKMIEQNLVLPLEKEKLKGLDNIDPQFLDLSFDSQNRYSVPYFWGTLGIAYNDKMVDEGAITSWDDLWSPALKNNVMLIDGAREIIGLGLNSLGYSLNSKEQSQLQEATMKLRKLTPNVKAIVADEIKMYMENEESAVAVTFSGEAADMMAENEHIHYVIPEEGSNLWFDNLVIPKTAQNKEGAYAFINFMLEPENAAQNAEYIGYSTPNEKALALLPKEITEDEQFYPSDERLAHLEVYENLGSQYLGIYNDLFLELKMYRK
- a CDS encoding ABC transporter permease — its product is MRKFRWSHIYLTIVFLLLYLPIFYLIFYSFNTGTTMNQFTGFSLAHYQALFADSRLLIIVLNTFLLAFLSALIATMIGVLGAIGIYYNKKRWLKNTLLSFNNVLLVSPDVIIGASFLIFFTMIGSWFRSFHLGFISVLLSHCAFSVPIVVLMVLPKLQEMKDSMVDAARDLGANSWQVMKDIILPFLTPGIIAGYFMAFTYSLDDFAVTFFVTGNGFTTMSVEIYSRARQGIDLEINALSTLVFLFSLFLVIGYYFISKENRSKRLRKNRLKRKKADLT